In Geotrypetes seraphini chromosome 4, aGeoSer1.1, whole genome shotgun sequence, a single window of DNA contains:
- the FILIP1L gene encoding filamin A-interacting protein 1-like isoform X3 has product MLVDEQQRLTGQLNQQSQKIQDLTHTAEQAHEKLATAEARVKEEEQKVTRLETELQAQTDKLHQDQEAMMAKLTNEDSQNRQLRSKLSSVSRQIDELEETNKSLRKAEEELQDLREKMNKGECGNSNLMAEMEELRKRVLEMEGKDEELIKMEDQCRDLNKKLDREAAQTKNLKAEVEKLNKRIMELEKLEDAFSRSKQECYALKCNLEKERTNTKQLSNELDSLKVRIRELEVIEIKLEKTELTLKEDLAKLKTLTVMLVDERKSMSEKINQTEEKLQATTTQLQAEQNKVTSITEKLIEESRKALKSKAELQEKIYCVTKEKDDLKSKLNAEEEKGNDLLSKVNILKKRLQSLEAIEKEFLKNKHKQENPKSTAAFQLENKKIKELTQEVERLKHTLKEMKAVEDDLMKTEDEFESLEQRYLNEQHKAEFLSEELEIVKKELAKYKLAEKMDSSQEHLLYKKLKEEEAKSGHLAREVDALKEKIHEYMATEDTICRLKGDYSVLQRRLSQQENKNRELNKEIENLSRELERYRHFSKSLRPSLNGRRISDLQVFSKEVQTDPTDNEPPDYKSLLPLERAVINGQIYEDSDDESNDEEQTMAFNSNSSTANSKNRKLWIPWMKSKENLPQNGKVHRKQNGNCVESGDLVLTHTPGQPLHIKVTPDHGLNTATLEITSPTSENPHSFTSTAVIPNCGTPKQRITIFQNASLTPVKSKIVDGYINPEQAMSPLTMTSFVRAKTSDSCGSLTPERTMSPIQVLAVTGSTNSPDHLLSPEAREISSTHAVFRVSPDRQAGWQIQRSNSTGSTSSIITTEDNKIHIHLGRSISPYSSGQENRTATLTNGTPSRPANKITSSIRITPSGTPPPRQSQITVSNAYK; this is encoded by the coding sequence ATGCTGGTAGATGAACAACAAAGGCTTACAGGACAGCTAAATCAACAAAGCCAGAAAATCCAAGATTTAACACACACTGCAGAACAGGCTCATGAGAAGCTTGCCACAGCAGAAGCAAGAGTTAAAGAAGAGGAACAGAAAGTAACTAGGCTAGAGACAGAACTTCAAGCACAGACAGATAAACTACACCAAGACCAGGAAGCCATGATGGCAAAACTAACCAACGAAGACAGCCAGAACCGCCAACTCCGCTCAAAATTGTCATCAGTCAGTCGGCAAATCGATGAGCTTGAAGAGACAAACAAGTCTTTACGAAAAGCTGAGGAGGAGCTGCAGGACTTAAGAGAGAAAATGAATAAGGGGGAATGTGGAAACTCTAACCTCATGGCTGAAATGGAAGAGCTAAGAAAACGAGTATTAGAAATGGAAGGCAAAGACGAAGAGCTCATAAAGATGGAGGACCAATGCAGAGACCTGAATAAAAAATTAGATAGGGAAGCAGCACAGACCAAGAACCTGAAAGCAGAGGTCGAAAAGCTCAATAAAAGAATTatggaactggaaaaactggaggATGCTTTCAGTAGAAGCAAACAAGAATGTTATGCTTTGAAATGCAACTTAGAAAAAGAGAGAACGAACACAAAGCAGCTATCTAATGAGCTTGACAGCTTAAAAGTTAGAATCCGAGAATTAGAGGTCATTGAAATCAAATTAGAAAAAACTGAACTTACACTTAAAGAGGATTTAGCCAAGCTGAAAACACTAACAGTGATGCTTGTGGATGAAAGAAAAAGCATGAGCGAAAAGATAAACCAAACAGAGGAAAAACTGCAAGCTACTACCACACAGCTTCAAGCAGAGCAAAACAAAGTTACATCAATCACGGAAAAACTTATTGAGGAAAGTAGAAAAGCACTGAAATCGAAGGCAGAGCTGCAAGAAAAAATATACTGTGTAACAAAAGAGAAGGACGACTTGAAAAGCAAACTAAATGCAGAAGAGGAGAAGGGAAATGATCTCTTATCTAAAGTTAACATCCTGAAGAAAAGACTACAATCCTTGGAAGCAATTGAAAAGGAGTTTCtcaaaaacaaacataaacagGAGAATCCTAAGTCCACTGCTGCATTTCAAttggaaaacaaaaaaattaaagaacTCACTCAAGAAGTTGAGAGGCTCAAACACACCCTGAAAGAAATGAAAGCTGTGGAAGATGATCTCATGAAAACAGAAGATGAATTTGAATCCCTAGAACAAAGATATCTTAATGAACAACATAAAGCTGAATTTCTTTCTGAAGAACTTGAGATTGTGAAAAAGGAACTTGCGAAGTATAAACTAGCAGAGAAGATGGACTCTAGTCAGGAGCATTTGCTCTACAAAAAACTGAAGGAGGAGGAAGCAAAATCAGGACATCTCGCAAGAGAGGTAGATGCACTAAAAGAAAAAATTCATGAGTATATGGCAACAGAAGATACAATCTGTCGGTTAAAAGGAGACTATTCGGTTCTTCAAAGGCGGCTTTctcaacaagaaaacaaaaatagagAGCTAAACAAAGAAATTGAAAATCTTTCAAGAGAACTGGAAAGGTACAGACATTTCAGTAAAAGCCTAAGACCAAGCCTCAATGGAAGAAGAATTTCAGACCTTCAGGTATTTTCTAAGGAAGTTCAAACAGATCCAACAGACAATGAACCACCTGATTACAAAAGTCTTCTTCCTTTGGAGCGAGCAGTTATAAATGGACAGATATACGAGGACAGTGATGACGAATCAAATGATGAGGAACAAACCATGGCTTTCAACTCTAATTCGTCTACTGCTAATTCTAAAAATAGAAAATTGTGGATTCCATGGATGAAATCTAAAGAAAACCTTCCTCAAAATGGAAAGGTTCACAGAAAACAGAATGGAAATTGTGTAGAGTCAGGTGACCTGGTTCTAACTCACACACCAGGACAACCTCTACACATAAAAGTCACTCCAGACCATGGTCTAAATACAGCCACTCTTGAGATTACAAGTCCAACATCAGAAAATCCACACTCTTTTACAAGTACAGCAGTAATACCAAATTGTGGTACCCCAAAACAAAGAATAACCATTTTTCAAAATGCCTCTTTAACACCTGTAAAATCAAAAATAGTGGATGGGTACATCAACCCAGAGCAAGCCATGTCTCCCCTTACCATGACATCCTTTGTGAGAGCTAAAACTTCAGACTCATGTGGTTCACTAACACCTGAAAGGACAATGTCCCCTATTCAGGTACTAGCTGTTACAGGTTCAACAAACTCTCCAGATCACCTGCTTTCCCCCGAAGCCAGAGAAATCAGCAGCACACATGCAGTTTTTAGAGTGTCCCCTGACAGACAAGCTGGGTGGCAGATTCAAAGATCAAATAGCACTGGTTCAACTTCTAGCATCATAACTACTGAAGATAATAAAATCCATATTCACTTAGGAAGATCCATCAGCCCTTACAGTTCAGGACAAGAGAACAGAACTGCAACACTAACAAATGGAACACCAAGTAGACCTGCAAATAAAATCACCAGCAGTATCAGAATTACCCCATCAGGTACACCTCCCCCACGACAATCACAAATTACAGTAAGTAATGCTTATAAGTGA